CGGATCGCGCTGCTGCCGTGCCGTTCCGGCGTCGCCGGATCGACCACGTCGACACGGCGACGGCAGTAGGACAGTTCGAGGCCGAGGGCTGGTGCGCGGTTCCCGGCGCCTTGTCGGCCGAGGACGTCCGTCGCTGTCGACAGGCACTGGACCGAGCAATCGGACAGCAGGAACGAGAAGGCGCGGACAGCCACTGGCGGTTGGATCCGAACGAGGCCAATGTCCGCGTCGCCTATCTGCTGAACTGGGACTCGTGCTTCCGGGAACTGGTCCTGCACCCTCTCGCCGCGGTCTTCGCTGGTCTGCTCGGTGAGGGCTTCGTCCTGATGAGCAGCGCGTCGAACACCGCACGGCCCGGGGCCGGTTCCATGTCGCTGCATTGCGACCAGGTCTCCACGGCGACTCCGTGGGACACCATGGTGACGATGAACGTCGCCTGGCTGCTGGACGACACGTACGCCGACAACGGCGCGACGCGGATCATCCCGGGCAGTCACCGCTGGCGCTCCGCCGAGGTGGCGGATGTCGCCGAACGCTTCTCCTACGACGACCTGCTGCCGCTCGAGGGACCGGCCGGCACGATGCTCGCCTGGGACGGCCGGCTGTGGCACACCGCCGGCAAGAACGTCACTGCCGGACGACCCGACGAGAGCGAGCGCGCCGTCGTCCTGAACTACTACGGCGCCCGGTCCATGCGCAGTGCAGTCAACTGGAACTCCGTGCTGCTGCCCGAGGTGCAGCCGGTGGTCGACGACGAACTGGCCGAGCTCCTCGGGTTCCGCTGGGGCACAGCAGGTCCGCTTCGGCGCGCGCCGCGCAGACCATAGCGATAACCCATCCGGGGGGTCTGTGCCGACCGACCATAGGTCGTCGTGCGGAGCTCAGCTAGGCGCCGTACTCCTCATCGGCGACCTGGCCGAACCAGACGACGACCTGGCCGCTTTCGTCGGCCTCCTGCATGGCGACGTGCGCCATGAAGCGATCCGGTGTCGCGCCATGCCAATGCTCCTCACCGGGCTCGATGTACACGACGTCCCCAGGGCGAATCTGCTGGACGCCGCCACCTCGGGTACCGACCAGGCCGATCCCGTCGGTGACGTACAAGGTCTGACCCTTGGGGTGCAGATGCCAGGCGGTGCGTGAGCCGGGTGCGAACCGGACATGGGCACAACCGATCGCCGACTGCTCGTCCGGGGTACGAATGCTGTCGATCTGCACGGTGCCGGTGAACTGCGACGATGCGCCGGGCGCTGTCCGGCCGCCGCTGACGGTGAATTTCATGGCTACCAGCCTTCCACTGTGCTCGCTTTGTCAGACAGGGCGCGTGTTACGGTGCTGCCGATCGTGAACCGTCGATGGGAGGTGAGACCCATGAACGCAGCCGTTGGTGGGCGCTCCCCGCACCCCACGATCGCGCGACTGCACTAGTCGCCGAGGGAGCGCTCGCCAGGACATCACCTGGAAGGACCTCCCATGAAGACAACAGCGTCGTCCATCTCCTCCCCCGGCACGACCTGGACCGCATCGTCGAGTTCGTCGTACGACAAGCCCCAGCATCGCCCCATCACTTCTCAGCACGGCCATGCCGGCGGACGTGCCCTGGTCCTCGGCGGCGGCGGCTCGACCGGCAATGCCTGGCTGATCGGCGTCGTTGCCGGCCTCATGGACGGCGGACTGGACGTCACGGCGGCCGACCTGCTCGTCGGTACCTCGGCCGGCGCGACAGCCGCGGCGCAGCTATCCGGCAGTAACCCCACTGAGCTGTTTGCCGACATTCTCCGCACGGCGCCCGCGTCGCTCACTGCACCGGCCGGATCGCTTGCGGGACAAGCCCCGTCACGGTCGGTGTCGGAGCATCTGCAACGGCTGACCGCCACCATCGCGGCGGCCAGCGACGCAGCGGACATGCGCCGGCGGATGGGTGCTACGGCCCTCGGTCAGGCCACGACAGCCGACGACGCACTGCAGTCACGATGGCGCACGACGGTCGCCGCGCGGCTGCCGAACCAGGACTGGCTCGACCGGAGAATGCTCGTCACGGCGGTCGATGCCCGGACAGGAGAGCCGATCGTCTTCGATCGCCACGGCGGCGTCGCCCTGGTCGATGCAGTAGCCGCCAGCTGTGCCGGCGGTTTCGCCTACCGCATCGATGCGCGCCACTACATCGACGGCGGCTATCGCCGCAACGAGAACGCTGACCTGGCAAGGGGATACGAACGGGTCCTGGTCTTGGCGCCGTTGAGCGGCAGGTCCCTGCATCCAGCGCACTGGCGCATGGACTTGGCCGCGCAGGTCGCAGATCTACGCCGCGACGGCAGCGTGGTCGAGACCATCGTCCCCGAGCGCGACACGACGCAGCTGTTCGGGGTGAATGCCATGAACATCACGCTGCGTCCGTCCGCGGCGCAGGTCGGACACGACCATGGTCGCGCCCTGGCCATGCAGCTCAGCGACTTCTGGTGCTAGGTCTCGCGACCCATTCGGACGTCGGCAGTGCGATGTCGTACTGAATCCCGCGGCTTACAGCACGAACGCGTTCGGGATTGACGAGCCGGGCAACGAGATGCAAAGCCATGTCGATGCCGGCGGAGATGCGTGGTTGTGGGTGGTGTTCATGGCAGGAGGAGGGTTTTCCCGATCGTGCGACGGGACTCGATGGCGGCGTGGGCGTCTGCAGCGCGGTCGAGCGGGAATGTCTGCCCGATGGTGGGTCGGATGATGCCGTGGGCGGCGAGGTCGAGCGCACGTTCAGTGAGGTCGTACATGTCTGATGCACCGACGGCCGAGAGGCCGATCAGCCCGACCCCGCGTCCGGCTGCCGCGGTCTCGTCGATCACGCCCCAGCGTCCGCCGGCCGCGCCATGGGACACATAGCGGCCGCCGCTGCGGACGAGGGGGAAGAGGACGCTAGTGATGTCAGCTCCCACGCCATCAAAGACGACGTCGATCCCGTCGTCCGCTGCCTCGCGGATGCGGGAGGTCCAGTCGGGGTCGCGGTAGTTCACGATCACGTCGGCGCCCAGAGCGCTGGCGTAATCGACTTTCGCGCGGCTACCCACCAACGCGATGACTCGTGCGCCGGATGCGTTGGCGAGTTGGACGAGGATGCTTCCCACACCGCCGGCTGCGGCGGTGACGACCACCGTCTCGCCTGGCTGAATTCCTGCGGCTTGATGTAGGCCGATGGCGGTACGACCGTCCGCCAGTAGGGCGCTGGCCTCGCCGACAGTGAGCCGGTCGGGCACCCGATGAAGGCTGTCGGTGGCGACGACGACGAGGCTCGCGTAGCCACCGGTACCTCCGGTCGTGGTGACAACGCGGGTGCCGATCAACGCCGGGTCGACGCCTGGCCCAATGCGATCGATGGTGCCGCCAATGCCGTTTCCGAGGACGACCGGAAACCTCGCCGGCGGCGCGATCGGGCTGCCGGCGCGGATGAGGGTGTCGACGAAGGTGACCGCTGCCACCTCGACGGCAACTCGCGCCTGCCCGGCATGCGGCTCGGGGTCAGACAAGGTGACCGCACGCAGCACATCCGGGGTCCCGGCATGGTCGGCCACTACGGCTCGCATACGGCGATCCTGGCCAGCGGCAGCATCGACTGCAGCGCGCCGCCGGTGCAGCAGTCGGCGGTCCTACTATTTGTTGGCATGCCAACAGAGTACGCACATTGCTGGCACACCAACAATCTCACTACGGTGTGACCTGTGGCGCGCTCACCGGACGGCCTCTCGGCTGCTCAAGCGGTGCGGCCGCACGTCGGTACCACCATCGAGGGCGCCCCCATCGGATCCCTTTTGCTTCAGGTCATCCGTGCCCACGCACGGGTAGGCACCGAGCTGCTCAACCAGGCCGGAGTCGCCCCGCCGCACGAGATCGTGTTGCTGTACCTGGATGCCCACGGCCCTGTCCCCCAGACCGACCTGGTCCACTACCTGGGCCGCGACCGCTCCACCGTTACCGCCACCCTGCAGGCAATGGAGCGCGCTGGGCTCGTTACCCGCGTTTCGTCTCCCGCTGACAAGCGCACCATGATCGTTCGGCTCTCCCGAAAGGGCCGCGACGCCGTCCCGCCGGCCAGTGCGGCATGGCAGGAGCTGGAACGCCGCACCACCAGCACGCTCACGCGACAACAACAGGCCGACGTGATAGCCGCGCTATCCGCCATCCGCGACGCACTCAACGACCCCACGACCTAGGTCGACAAGACTGCGCGGACGCCTGTCACCGAGGCGCGCGGAGGCTACCGACCCGCAGATCCCCGGTGCCCCGGTCGGGATGGTTCTGCTGTAACAGTGCAAGCGACCTGCGCCGGTGTTGCAGCGTCTGCCTGTGGCGTCGGGCTATGGGGTTCGCGGCGGGGTGACGGAATGGACGCCGAGGTAGTGGGCAAGGGCCTGCTCCACCTCGGCCAGCTGATTGCGGGAGAGATAGTCCACCGGGTCGCCGATCAGGTAGTCAGTATCGATCGAGCGGATCTGATCGACTAGCAGCCGAGTACGCCGGCCGGCTATCTCCAACTCGGGCCGGTGAATCGCCGGCTGCGCCGCGGTCGAGGTGGGGATGACGGTGACCACCGACAGCGGCGACTCCGACGGGGAGACCACCAGTCCGAGTCGTCGCCCTCGTTGCTCGTGGCCGCGTGCCTGCCCGAGGTCGATGCGGTAGACGGCGCCGCGGATCACCAGGCTTCCGGCTCCGCGTTGACGTCCTCGTCCTTGATCTGCTCGGCGTCGGCGTGGAACTGCCCGAGCCAGCGTTCGTGGTCCAGCAGCCGCAGCGCACGGCGCAGCGTGTCGGACGTGCTCTCCCCGGGCCGGGCGGCCTCGCGGAGGATGCGCTCGTCCTCCTCCGTGGGACGGAAACCGATCGTCGACGACATGGCAACGAGTCTACGTTCGTGTTCAACATTTGTTCAACACGGTTGGCGGGTCGCACTGGATGTGACCGGTTCAGTCAGGCGGGGTTCTCCGGATGTACATCGGTGCAGTCGACCCGGATCCACTCCCCCGAACTGATCGTCGTGCCGGAGCGGTCCCCGGATCGCGGCCGCCCTCGGCGGCAGCCGACGCCTCGTTGAGGCGGCACCACCCCGAAACGAAGAAACGGACCCCAAAGGGTCCGTTTCCGTGTCACTGCCCGGCCATTCTCATTCCCGGGTTTCCAGTAAGAACCCTTTTTGGTGGAGCTGAGGGGATTTGAACCCCTGACCCCCTCGATGCGAACGAGGTGCGCTACCGGTCTGCGCCACAGCCCCTGGAACCGGGGGGACACGCTACCAAGGCCGCCGCCACGACCCCAACCGCCCCACATCGCCGGCCCGTCGGCGACAACCGACGAGATCGAACCGGGCAGCGGGCAGCGGGACCGGCTACTCGTTGACGGCCCGGCGTACGACGCCGTCCCGGGAGCGACCCGGCGGGTCGACGAAGCTGGCCAGGTCGTCCTCGTCGTCCAGGAAGTCCAGCGCCGCGGTGTCCGCCACGAAGCGCTCCTGGAAGGACACCTGCCGCCGCTCCCGTTCGGCTTCTTCCAGCATCGCCGCCGAGGTCCATTGACCCGGCCGTTTGAGGTCGATGGTCCGGGGAACCGGGGTCGCCCGCGGCGCGGTGACGTAGGTGGGCAGCGTCGTGGGGACCGCCTCCCAGCCGTTCTCGGTCCACGCCGGCTGCACCCACGCTTCGTCGTCGGTGCCCGTCGCCTGCCCGGTCGCGGCGGCGGTGCCTGCGGCGGTCGTCGCGATCCCGGAACGGACGCCTCGGGCGACGTCCTCCATCGCGCGGTACGTCGCTGCCCGGCCCCGCCGCGACGACTCCTCGAGACGGGCCCGCCGCTTCGCCCGCTCCCGGGCGGACCGGACCTGCCGGACACCGAGGGCGAGCACCACGATCACCAGCACGACTGGGACGGCCGGCGTCCACACCGGGGCGCGGCCCTGCACGGCGAGTACGCCGAGCACGGCAGCGGCTGCCAGCAGCAACGCCACCACCCGGCGTCGCCGGCGAGCGGCGCTCGCGGTCGCGCGGACGGACCGGTCTGATCGGGCCGGCTGCGGACGCTGCGCGGTTGCGCGACGATCAGCCGGGTCCGCGACCCGCGAGCCGGTCCCGCTCACCGCAACCCGGACCTCGCGGCTGCGTTGCGGGACGACGACCTCGCGTGGTTCGCCGTACGGCGAGGAGGAACGCCGCGACAGCGACCGCATCGCGTGGTTGAAACGGTCGGCGGTCCGGACCACGTCGGCCTCGTCGTGCCGGCGCAACCACATGGGGACGAGGACCACCAGCCAGAGGGCGAAGATCGCCACGTAGATGACGCCGGTCACGGGCGAAACGCTACGGGCCGCAAGCGGCTACGGCGGTGAGGCAGACCTCTGGCGTCCGGCGTGTCGCACCAGTCACACGCCTGGAGCAGTCGCCGCAACGAGAATCGACCGGCCGCGAAGGGAAATCAGCCGGGCGCACCGGAGGCCTGCGACGACCGCCACCGCGACAGCAAACCCATCGGGAGTTCTTCGGCCGTCACGGCGTACACGAGGTGATCGCGCCAGGCACCGTCGATGTGCAGGTAGCGGGGCCGCACGCCCTCACTGCGCAGCCCGAGCTTCTCCACCACGCGCCGGCTCGCGACATTCTCCGGGCGAATGTTGATCTCGATGCGGTGCAACTCCAACTGGCGGAAGCAGTGATCGACGGCCAAGGCGACCGCGGTCGGCATCACCCCGCGACCGGCCACCTCCCGGTCGACCCAGTACCCGATGTGTGCCGAGCGCAGTGAACCCCAGGTGATGCCGCCGACGGTGAGCTGGCCGACCAGGCGATCGTCGTACGTCACCACGAACGGCAACGTCCGCAGGTCGCGGGCCTCCGCCCGCAGCCGCCGCACCATCATCGCGAACGTCGGCGCCGGCTCGCCGTCCTCGGCCGGCACGGTCGCCTCCCACGGCCGCAGCCAGTCGGTGTTGCGGCGCCGGACCTCCCGCCACGCTGCCGCGTCACGCTGCCGGATCGGGCGCAGCCCCACCCGGCCCTCGCCCAGCACGACCGGCCAGCCACGGTTCACAGCGGCGCGTCCTCGTGCCCCCCGCCGGCGCGCGCCTGTTCCAGGGCGTGCGGCAGCACCGGCTGCAGGACGGCCAACCCGTCGCGCACCCCACCGGTCGATCCAGGCAGATTCACCACCAGGCAGCGGCCGGCCAGGCCCGCGATGCCGCGGGACAGCACGGCGGTCGGTACGCCGTGCTCCGCGCCGTACCGCCGCAACGCCTCAGCCAACCCGGGGATCTCCCGATCGATCACCGCACGGGTGCACTCCGGTGTCACGTCGGTCGGCGACAGCCCCGTCCCGCCGCTGGTCACCACGACGTCGTACGCCGCGACCGCGTCGCGCAACGCGTCGGTGACCGCCGGCCCGTCCGGCACCACCACCGGCCCGTCCACCTGCAAACCCATGGCGCGCAAGCCTTCGGCGAGCAGCGGCCCGGAGCGGTCGGCGTACGCCCCGGCCGCCGCGCGGGTCGAGGCGACCACGACCAGCGCCCGTCCCGTCGCGGCGGGCACGGCCCGGGCCGTGTCACTCATCGTTCGCGCCGCCAGTCGCCGGACCGCCCGCCGGTCTTCTGCTGCACCATCACCGCGTCGATCGTCGCGGTGGGATCGAGCGCCTTCACCATGTCCACCAACGCCAACGCCGCGACACTCACGCAGGTCAGCGCCTCCATCTCCACGCCGGTGCGGTCGGCGGTACGGACCGTCGCGCTGATCGCGACGTGGTCGTCGGCGACGTCGAGGTCCACTGCCACACCGTGAATCGCGATCGGGTGGCACAACGGCACCAGGTCCGGGGTGCGTTTGGCCGCCTGGATCCCCGCGATCCGGGCCACGGCCAGGGCGTCCCCCTTCGGTACGCCGCTGCCCCGCAGCGCAGCGATCACCGCAGCATTCACCAGCACCCGGCCGGTGGCCGTCGCGGTCCGCACGGTGACGTCCTTGCCGGACACGTCGACCATCCGCGCCTGGCCCCGCGCGTCGACGTGGGTCAGGCCGGGTCGTTCGTCCGCTGCGGGCACCGCGCTCACCCGTCGACGTCCAGCCGCAGCACGGTCACCGCCGAGCCGGCCTTCACCGTGGTCACCGCCGGCGGGATCGCGATGAGGGCGTCGGACCGCGCCAGCCCGCCCAGCACGTGAGACCCCTGCCCCCCGACCGGCCGGACAACGTAGCGCCCGTCGGCGACCCCGAGCGTCCCGCGCGCGAACTGCATCTTGCCCTCCGGTGAGGTGAAGCCCTCCAGGCAGCGTGCCCGCACCGCGGGCCGGTGCACCTGCCGGAAGCCGAGCATGCGCCGGATCACCGGCCGTACGAAGATCTCGAACGACACGTACGCGCTCACCGGATTGCCCGGCAGCGTGAAGATCGGCGTCTCGTCCGGCCCGAGCCGGCCGTGCCCCTGCGGCATCCCCGGCTGCATCGCCACCCGCACGAACTCGACGGTCCCGAGCCGGGACAGGACGGCCTTCACCGTGTCGTACGCACCCGCGCTGACCCCGCCGGTGGTGATCACGAGATCGGCGCGGACCAGTTGATCCTCCAGGGTGTCCAGCAACGTCTCCTCGTCGTCGCGGACCGGCCCGACCCGGTACGGGACCGCGCCGGCCTCGAACGCCGCGGCCGCGAGCATCAGGCTGTTGGAATCGGGGATCAGGCCCGGCGCGAGCGGCTGCCCGGCCGGGACCAGCTCACTGCCGGTGGACAGCACCACGATCCGGGGCCGGGGCCGGATCACCGCACTGCCCCGGCCGACCGCGGCCAGCAGGGCGACCTGCCGCGGCCCCAACGGCTGCCCGGCCCGCATCACGGTCTCCTCGGCCGCCACGTCGTCACCGGCCCGCCGGATGAAGGCACCCGGTTCGACCTGGCGAGTGACCTTGACCGCGTGGACGCCGGCGTCGGTGCCCTCGACCGGCACCACGGCGTCGGCGCCCTCGGGCAGCGGGGCGCCGGTCATGATGCGGACCGCGGTCCCGGCGGTGACCGCCCGGGTCGGACGGTGCCCGGCCGGCAGGTCCTCGATGACGTCGAGCAGCACGGGAGCGTCGTCGGCGGCGTCGGCGAGATCCGCCGTGCGCACGGCGTACCCGTCCATCGAACTGTTGTCGAACGGCGGCAACGGCCACGGCGCGGTGATGTCCTCGGCCAGCACGCAGCCGCGGACGTCGCCGAGCCCGACGTCGATCGGCTCGAGCGGCTCCACCCCGTCGAGCACCGCCGCGAGGTGCTCCTCGACCGTCCTCACCGTCGCACCACCCTCGTCCCCGCGCGGGCGATGCCCGCGATCGTCACCAGGCGCTACCGGCCCGGTGGCCGGGACGGTCAGTCGGTCGCCGGCAGCGTCGCTACGAAGTCTCGCAGCCAGGCCGTCAGTGCGGGACCAAGGTCGTCCCGCTCGCTGGCCAGCCGGATCACCGCCTGCAGGTACGAGATCTTGTCACCGGTGTCGTACCGGCGCCCCTGGAAGACCACGCCGTGCACGCCGCCGCCCTCGGCCGCCGGCGTACCGGCCAGCGTGCGCAGCGCGTCGGTCAGCTGGATCTCACCGCCACGGCCCGGCTCGGTCTTGTGCAGGACGCCGAACACCGCGGGATCCAGCACGTACCGGCCGATGATGGCGAGGTTGCTCGGCGCGTCGGCGGGGTCGGGCTTCTCGACCAGGTCGGTGACCGTCACGACGCCGTCGACGTCGGTGGAATCGACTGCGGCGCAACCGTAGAGGCCGATGCTGGGCGCCGGCACCTCCATCAGCGCGATGACCGATCCGCCGTAACGGGCTCGTACGTCGAGCATCGCGGGCAGGATCGCGTCACGCGGGTCGATCAGGTCGTCTCCCAGCAACACCGCGAACGGCTCGTCGCCGACGTGCTGTTCGGCCACCAGCACCGCATGACCGAGGCCCAGCGGGTCGCCTTGCCGCACATAGTGGATCCGGGCGAGTTCCGTGGACGCATTGACCAGCGCCAGCTTGGCCGCGTCACCCTTGGCCGACAGCGCCACCTCGAGTTCGAGGTTGCGATCGAAGTGGTCCTCCAGCGCCCGCTTGCTGCGGCCGGTGATGAACAGGATGTCGTCCAGCCCGGCGGCGACCGCTTCTTCGACGACGTATTCGATGGCCGGCTTGTCGACGACCGGGAGCATCTCCTTCGGCGTGGCCTTCGTCGCCGGCAGGAAACGGGTGCCGAGTCCAGCGGCGGGAACGACGGCCTTGGTCACTGCCCTGCGATCCATGCTGGAACCCTAGGGGTCCACGCGCGAGGATGCCCGGGTGACCGCGACGCCCGTCCCCGCAGGGAGTAGTAGCGCCAAGGATGCGGTGCGGGCCGCGGTACGGGCGCGGCGACGAGCCCGGCCCACCGATCAGCGTGGCCGCTGCGCGCTGCTGTTGGCCGAACGAGTTCTCGCCCTGCCGGAACTGGGCCGGGACCACCATCGTCGCCGCGAGCACGCGGTGGCCTGTTACGCGTCGTACGGCGGCGAGCCGGGCACCGGGCCGCTGATCGAACGTCTCCACGAGGCCGGGCTGCCGGTGGTGCTGCCGGTCGTCGGTCCCGGCCGCGACCTGCACTGGGCGAGCTACGACGGACCCGCGGCCCTGGCGCCGGGCCCGCGGGGGATGCCCGAACCGACCGGCCCGGTGATCGGGGCTGGTCCGGAAGCCCTGACCACGCTGGGCGTCGACCTGCTGGTCATCCCGGCGCTGGCGTGCGATCCGTCCGGCGCTCGGCTCGGCCAGGGCGGCGGCTTCTACGACA
Above is a genomic segment from Actinomycetota bacterium containing:
- a CDS encoding MogA/MoaB family molybdenum cofactor biosynthesis protein, giving the protein MSDTARAVPAATGRALVVVASTRAAAGAYADRSGPLLAEGLRAMGLQVDGPVVVPDGPAVTDALRDAVAAYDVVVTSGGTGLSPTDVTPECTRAVIDREIPGLAEALRRYGAEHGVPTAVLSRGIAGLAGRCLVVNLPGSTGGVRDGLAVLQPVLPHALEQARAGGGHEDAPL
- the galU gene encoding UTP--glucose-1-phosphate uridylyltransferase GalU, with translation MDRRAVTKAVVPAAGLGTRFLPATKATPKEMLPVVDKPAIEYVVEEAVAAGLDDILFITGRSKRALEDHFDRNLELEVALSAKGDAAKLALVNASTELARIHYVRQGDPLGLGHAVLVAEQHVGDEPFAVLLGDDLIDPRDAILPAMLDVRARYGGSVIALMEVPAPSIGLYGCAAVDSTDVDGVVTVTDLVEKPDPADAPSNLAIIGRYVLDPAVFGVLHKTEPGRGGEIQLTDALRTLAGTPAAEGGGVHGVVFQGRRYDTGDKISYLQAVIRLASERDDLGPALTAWLRDFVATLPATD
- a CDS encoding cupin domain-containing protein, whose translation is MKFTVSGGRTAPGASSQFTGTVQIDSIRTPDEQSAIGCAHVRFAPGSRTAWHLHPKGQTLYVTDGIGLVGTRGGGVQQIRPGDVVYIEPGEEHWHGATPDRFMAHVAMQEADESGQVVVWFGQVADEEYGA
- the moaC gene encoding cyclic pyranopterin monophosphate synthase MoaC, with product MVDVSGKDVTVRTATATGRVLVNAAVIAALRGSGVPKGDALAVARIAGIQAAKRTPDLVPLCHPIAIHGVAVDLDVADDHVAISATVRTADRTGVEMEALTCVSVAALALVDMVKALDPTATIDAVMVQQKTGGRSGDWRRER
- a CDS encoding alcohol dehydrogenase; its protein translation is MRAVVADHAGTPDVLRAVTLSDPEPHAGQARVAVEVAAVTFVDTLIRAGSPIAPPARFPVVLGNGIGGTIDRIGPGVDPALIGTRVVTTTGGTGGYASLVVVATDSLHRVPDRLTVGEASALLADGRTAIGLHQAAGIQPGETVVVTAAAGGVGSILVQLANASGARVIALVGSRAKVDYASALGADVIVNYRDPDWTSRIREAADDGIDVVFDGVGADITSVLFPLVRSGGRYVSHGAAGGRWGVIDETAAAGRGVGLIGLSAVGASDMYDLTERALDLAAHGIIRPTIGQTFPLDRAADAHAAIESRRTIGKTLLLP
- a CDS encoding molybdopterin molybdenumtransferase MoeA, whose translation is MRTVEEHLAAVLDGVEPLEPIDVGLGDVRGCVLAEDITAPWPLPPFDNSSMDGYAVRTADLADAADDAPVLLDVIEDLPAGHRPTRAVTAGTAVRIMTGAPLPEGADAVVPVEGTDAGVHAVKVTRQVEPGAFIRRAGDDVAAEETVMRAGQPLGPRQVALLAAVGRGSAVIRPRPRIVVLSTGSELVPAGQPLAPGLIPDSNSLMLAAAAFEAGAVPYRVGPVRDDEETLLDTLEDQLVRADLVITTGGVSAGAYDTVKAVLSRLGTVEFVRVAMQPGMPQGHGRLGPDETPIFTLPGNPVSAYVSFEIFVRPVIRRMLGFRQVHRPAVRARCLEGFTSPEGKMQFARGTLGVADGRYVVRPVGGQGSHVLGGLARSDALIAIPPAVTTVKAGSAVTVLRLDVDG
- a CDS encoding patatin-like phospholipase family protein codes for the protein MKTTASSISSPGTTWTASSSSSYDKPQHRPITSQHGHAGGRALVLGGGGSTGNAWLIGVVAGLMDGGLDVTAADLLVGTSAGATAAAQLSGSNPTELFADILRTAPASLTAPAGSLAGQAPSRSVSEHLQRLTATIAAASDAADMRRRMGATALGQATTADDALQSRWRTTVAARLPNQDWLDRRMLVTAVDARTGEPIVFDRHGGVALVDAVAASCAGGFAYRIDARHYIDGGYRRNENADLARGYERVLVLAPLSGRSLHPAHWRMDLAAQVADLRRDGSVVETIVPERDTTQLFGVNAMNITLRPSAAQVGHDHGRALAMQLSDFWC
- a CDS encoding MarR family transcriptional regulator, which encodes MARSPDGLSAAQAVRPHVGTTIEGAPIGSLLLQVIRAHARVGTELLNQAGVAPPHEIVLLYLDAHGPVPQTDLVHYLGRDRSTVTATLQAMERAGLVTRVSSPADKRTMIVRLSRKGRDAVPPASAAWQELERRTTSTLTRQQQADVIAALSAIRDALNDPTT
- a CDS encoding type II toxin-antitoxin system PemK/MazF family toxin codes for the protein MIRGAVYRIDLGQARGHEQRGRRLGLVVSPSESPLSVVTVIPTSTAAQPAIHRPELEIAGRRTRLLVDQIRSIDTDYLIGDPVDYLSRNQLAEVEQALAHYLGVHSVTPPRTP
- a CDS encoding N-acetyltransferase, with amino-acid sequence MNRGWPVVLGEGRVGLRPIRQRDAAAWREVRRRNTDWLRPWEATVPAEDGEPAPTFAMMVRRLRAEARDLRTLPFVVTYDDRLVGQLTVGGITWGSLRSAHIGYWVDREVAGRGVMPTAVALAVDHCFRQLELHRIEINIRPENVASRRVVEKLGLRSEGVRPRYLHIDGAWRDHLVYAVTAEELPMGLLSRWRSSQASGAPG
- a CDS encoding 5-formyltetrahydrofolate cyclo-ligase — translated: MTATPVPAGSSSAKDAVRAAVRARRRARPTDQRGRCALLLAERVLALPELGRDHHRRREHAVACYASYGGEPGTGPLIERLHEAGLPVVLPVVGPGRDLHWASYDGPAALAPGPRGMPEPTGPVIGAGPEALTTLGVDLLVIPALACDPSGARLGQGGGFYDTLLAALPRSGPGRILVLALVHDDEVLAPGAIPVDAHDRPVDLVVTPTRVLRISG